Proteins from one Setaria italica strain Yugu1 chromosome V, Setaria_italica_v2.0, whole genome shotgun sequence genomic window:
- the LOC101753128 gene encoding uncharacterized protein LOC101753128, which produces MVGKGSPKLNVIARGSPKLSRFLPTTSAIKKKPSPTCSGAKRSGGKQRADWNPTLEKSLVEILHEYKDSGYRSDNSWNTEGWNKMVKEFHLRNKSVSYTKAQIQDKECQLKRDYKMLKAARMQNGSKWNEQRNMVEGSASMWENLIVTFPKIKKFQNNKASFPLFDALGELYDGHLAEGTYNFTSIESEHVEEPLQQIDVVEEEAEEEALQEIHEIRDEEDEEKDARDKEEEARSGQRRMTASRKKPEKEGQRPRKSAKIEAMMERFLEMRTKQAEDEAQQLARENETREKEARDKEAAKGDEYSIKRCISIINKMEVTKQETAKAYAIFTKSKENRETFICASEEDEESALIWLRNEMV; this is translated from the exons ATGGTTGGAAAAGGCTCCCCAAAGCTCAATGTGATTGCAAGGGGGTCGCCAAAGTTGAGTAGGTTCCTACCTACAACAAGTGCTATAAAAAAGAAGCCTTCTCCTACATGCAGTGGGGCAAAGAGGAGTGGAG GAAAACAAAGAGCGGATTGGAACCCAACTCTTGAGAAATCACTTGTTGAAATTCTGCATGAGTATAAAGATAGTGGCTATAGAAGTGACAACAGTTGGAACACTGAAGGGTGGAACAAGATGGTGAAGGAGTTCCATCTGAGAAACAAGTCTGTCTCGTACACAAAGGCACAAATTCAAGATAAAGAATGTCAGCTTAAGAGAGACTACAAAATGCTCAAAGCGGCAAGAATGCAAAATGGGTCAAAATGGAATGAGCAAAGAAATATGGTTGAAGGATCAGCCTCAATGTGGGAGAACCTCATAGTG ACTTTCCCCAAAATCAAGAAGTTTCAAAACAACAAGGCAAGCTTTCCGCTCTTTGATGCTTTGGGAGAACTCTATGATG GTCATCTGGCTGAAGGGACATACAATTTCACTTCTATTGAGTCAGAACATGTGGAAGAACCCCTTCAACAAATTGATGTTGTAGAGGAAGAAGCTGAGGAAGAAGCCCTACAGGAAATTCATGAGATacgtgatgaagaggatgaagaaaaaGATGCAAGAGATAaagaagaggaggcaagaagtggACAACGAAGAATGActgcatcaagaaagaaaccagAAAAGGAAGGACAAAGGCCTAGAAAGAGTGCAAAAATTGAAGCTATGATGGAGAGATTCCTTGAAATGAGGACAAAGCAAGCAGAAGATGAAGCTCAACAGCTAGCAAGAGAAAATGAGACAAGAGAAAAGGAGGCAAGAGATAAGGAGGCTGCTAAAGGTGATGAATACTCCATCAAAAGGTGCATATCGATTATCAACAAAATGGAAGTGACCAAACAGGAAACGGCCAAAGCTTATGCAATCTTCACCAAGAGCAAGGAAAACAGAGAGACTTTTATTTGTGctagtgaagaagatgaagaatccGCTTTGATTTGGCTTAGGAATGAGATGGTCTAG